From Apium graveolens cultivar Ventura chromosome 9, ASM990537v1, whole genome shotgun sequence, the proteins below share one genomic window:
- the LOC141684240 gene encoding DUF21 domain-containing protein At2g14520-like produces the protein MAVEYRCCETNFFIHIAIIVFLVCFAGLMSGLTLGLMSMSLVDLEVLAKSGTPTDRKHAAKILPVVKNQHLLLCTLLICNAAAMEALPIFLDGLVTAWGAILISVTLILLFGEIIPQSVCSRYGLAIGATVAPFVRVLVCICFPVAYPISKLLDYLLGHGHVALFRRAELKTLVNMHGNEAGKGGELTRDETTIIAGALELSEKTASDAMTPIAETFAVDINARLDRELMNLILEKGHSRVPVYYEQPTNIIGLILAKNLLTIHPEEKVPVKNVTIRRIPRVPETLPLYDILNEFQKGHSHMAVVVRQCEKAESYAVNGSPTNTKDVKIDVDGDKPPLEKSLKTKRSLQKWKSFPNSGNNSFKGSRNKKWTKDMYSDILQIDGSPLPKLPEEEEAVGIITMEDVIEELLQEEIFDETDHHFEDS, from the exons ATGGCGGTGGAATATAGGTGTTGCGAAACAAACTTTTTTATACATATAGCAATAATAGTGTTTTTAGTGTGTTTTGCTGGATTGATGTCAGGACTAACTCTAGGTCTCATGTCTATGAGTCTCGTTGATCTCGAAGTTCTCGCAAAGTCCGGTACTCCTACCGATCGCAAACACGCCG CAAAGATATTGCCAGTTGTCAAAAATCAGCATTTATTGCTATGCACCTTACTTATCTGCAATGCTGCTGCTATGGAG GCACTTCCCATTTTTCTGGATGGCCTTGTAACAGCTTGGGGTGCTATCTTGATTTCAGTGACATTGATCCTCCTTTTTGGTGAG ATTATACCTCAATCTGTTTGTTCTAGATATGGATTGGCTATTGGTGCAACTGTGGCACCATTTGTTCGAGTTCTTGTTTGCATCTGTTTTCCTGTTGCATATCCAATTAGCAAG CTATTGGACTACCTCCTTGGACATGGACATGTTGCTCTCTTCCGCAGGGCTGAGTTAAAAACACTAGTGAATATGCATGGTAATGAG GCAGGAAAAGGTGGAGAACTTACACGTGACGAAACGACAATAATTGCTGGAGCACTTGAACTAAGTGAGAAAACAGCTAGTGATGCCATGACTCCTATAGCTGAAACATTTGCAGTTGATATTAATGCCAGGCTTGATAG GGAATTGATGAATTTGATTTTGGAGAAAGGGCATAGCAGAGTGCCAGTCTACTATGAGCAACCAACAAATATAATCGGACTTATACTG GCAAAAAACTTGTTGACTATACATCCTGAAGAAAAAGTACCTGTGAAGAATGTTACCATCCGCAGGATCCCAAG GGTTCCAGAGACCTTACCACTATATGACATTCTAAATGAGTTCCAGAAAGGTCACAGCCACATGGCTGTTGTTGTAAGACAGTGTGAAAAGGCGGAGAGTTATGCTGTAAATGGAAGTCCTACTAACA CAAAGGATGTGAAAATAGATGTTGATGGTGACAAGCCGCCTTTAGAAAAGAGTTTAAAGACAAAAAGATCGCTTCAGAAATGGAAGAGTTTCCCAAACAGCGGGAACAATTCATTTAAGGGTAGCAGGAATAAGAAATGGACAAAGGATATGTACTCGGATATCTTGCAAATAGATGGGAGCCCACTACCAAAGCTccctgaagaagaagaagctgttggcatAATTACAATGGAAGATGTTATTGAAGAGCTTTTACAG GAGGAGATTTTTGACGAGACAGATCATCATTTCGAAGATTCATGA
- the LOC141684020 gene encoding uncharacterized protein LOC141684020 isoform X1 gives MESTRLSIQKFLKAITEEEEKEVQQKEQVEELNDEEFYEEIEAPKFVDFTASGDPFRPDDCYWFCLRVGCDRKHEEELDPEEISKNFVLRVMAARSPNVRRRRALNGRNMSSMKCPLSAPAKSSRSRLPRLAMVSSMSQKMLDVKEKVGSHPKINLSSTPMVKGKQVASKYMTTPRNKRNLSHQTSFRSVQNPRPTKIAVPKSHLVAKALVFRSPRKDIPKATAVELNTPLTKLCEGMKRLEITSQRKRVLGYTGKSAKGTKCNQSKIPSEYSRKQRTIQDDGKCLPLCHQNCKGKEAKFLKTNKTNSNKQMPTEQFEKVSEDGSRKKRIDVKTKDSSALEFSVSEGNAHGEAPKMTKNSSNTIMNSAGSEINSLSNLDTKVESLSCDAVAAERNEHEKHLKTGVSGKEVLVSEVLLSSGKNSDLLTGNGGGEICSLPNLEAVDVPTSHSLVEEGLKGNDIIIREDRTEVCSKNEHMQGDNKENGQAPDENRAVNCNNNNSKKKLLGRKQTHENGKKVVREVKDALSTTTTVTPDVKNRKPKPTNPKPFRLRTDERGILKEANMEKKLHHPQNQAATVSSFRSGNSQRRRGNDTKENEKSSVQSNGGNNNPDCVDKESLKEVQKAADKLDRTTRLQTIREQACRTPQRRLISVQKNPNHTTLSKNDINNNENKKPEDCIKKPQSSSFRPLGKGNSSKLQGNGLSIIKETLKAKSTGKPFERSVTSSTTSTTSAAFRSSSRVPIFHTVSVSK, from the exons ATGGAATCTACTCGATTATCGATACAGAAATTTCTGAAGGCAattactgaagaagaagaaaaagaagtaCAACAAAAAGAACAAGTAGAAGAGCTAAATGATGAGGAATTTTACGAAGAAATTGAGGCTCCTAAGTTTGTCGATTTCACTGCTTCCGGTGACCCTTTTCGCCCCGATGATTGTTACTGGTTCTGCCTGCGTGTTG GATGTGACCGAAAGCATGAGGAGGAACTGGACCCTGAAGAGATTTCAAAAAATTTTGTGCTTAGG GTAATGGCAGCAAGGAGTCCTAATGTAAGACGTCGGAGAGCATTAAATGGAAGAAATATGAG TAGTATGAAATGCCCACTTTCAGCCCCCGCGAAGTCCTCGAGGTCCCGGTTACCAAGATTAGCTATGGTTTCGTCAATGTCTCAAAAGATGTTAGATGTAAAGGAGAAAGTTGGAAGTCATCCCAAGATAAATTTGAGTTCAACCCCAATGGTTAAGGGTAAGCAAGTTGCTTCCAAGTATATGACTACTCCAAGGAACAAGAGGAACCTTTCTCATCAAACATCCTTTCGAAGTGTTCAGAACCCAAGACCAACTAAAATTGCAGTCCCAAAAAGCCACTTGGTAGCAAAAGCTCTGGTGTTTCGGTCTCCTAGGAAAGACATACCCAAAGCAACTGCAGTGGAACTGAATACCCCTTTGACAAAGCTTTGTGAAGGGATGAAGAGGTTGGAGATAACAAGTCAGAGGAAGCGTGTATTGGGGTATACTGGCAAATCGGCAAAGGGAACCAAATGTAATCAGAGTAAAATACCTTCCGAATACTCTAGAAAACAGCGAACAATTCAAGACGATGGCAAATGTCTGCCTTTATGTCATCAAAATTGCAAAGGCAAGGAGGCCAAATTCCTAAAAACAAACAAGACTAACAGCAACAAACAGATGCCAACTGAACAGTTTGAAAAAGTTTCAGAAGATGGCTCCAGAAAGAAGAGGATTGACGTAAAAACAAAGGATAGTTCTGCTTTAGAATTTTCGGTAAGCGAAGGAAATGCACATGGTGAGGCTCCAAAAATGACAAAAAACAGTTCAAACACGATAATGAACTCTGCAGGAAGTGAGATAAACTCTTTGAGCAATCTAGACACAAAAGTCGAATCTTTATCATGTGATGCAGTAGCAGCTGAAAGAAATGAGCATGAGAAGCATCTGAAAACTGGAGTTTCTGGAAAAGAAGTTTTAGTTTCGGAGGTGTTGCTGTCTTCTGGAAAAAATTCAGACTTGTTGACAGGTAATGGCGGAGGTGAAATATGTTCTCTGCCAAATCTAGAAGCTGTGGATGTTCCCACATCTCATTCTCTTGTAGAAGAAGGGTTAAAAGGCAATGACATAATAATTAGAGAAGATCGTACTGAGGTATGTTCAAAGAATGAGCATATGCAGGGTGATAATAAAGAAAATGGTCAAGCCCCTGACGAGAACAG AGCTGTTAACTGTAAcaataataattctaaaaagaaATTACTTGGAAGGAAGCAGACACATGAGAATGGCAAAAAG GTTGTTCGGGAAGTAAAGGATGCTCTCAGCACTACAACCACTGTTACTCCAGATGTTAAAAACAGAAAGCCAAAGCCAACAAATCCTAAACCTTTTAGATTAAGGACTGAT GAACGAGGTATCCTTAAGGAAGCTAACATGGAGAAAAAACTTCACCATCCTCAGAACCAAGCTGCAACAGTTTCAAGTTTCCGAAGTGGGAACTCCCAGAGAAGACGTGGAAATGATACCAAA GAAAACGAAAAAAGTTCAGTACAAAGCAATGGAGGCAATAATAATCCTGACTGTGTTGATAAAGAATCATTGAAAGAAGTGCAAAAGGCTGCAGAT AAATTGGACAGAACAACTCGCCTGCAGACTATACGAGAGCAAGCATGTAGAACTCCACAAAGACGTCTCATTTCAGTGCAGAAAAATCCAAATCATACAACCTTGTCAAAAAATGATATCAACAATAATGAGAATAAAAAACCAGAAGATTGCATAAAAAAGCCACAATCATCGTCTTTTAGGCCTCTAGG TAAGGGGAATTCATCGAAACTTCAGGGCAATGGGCTCAGCATAATAAAGGAAACATTGAAAGCCAAGTCAACTGGGAAGCCATTTGAAAGAAGTGTTACCTCATCTACAACATCAACAACTTCTGCTGCGTTCAGGTCATCGTCAAGGGTCCCAATCTTTCACACTGTTAGTGTATCCAAGTAA
- the LOC141684020 gene encoding uncharacterized protein LOC141684020 isoform X2, with translation MESTRLSIQKFLKAITEEEEKEVQQKEQVEELNDEEFYEEIEAPKFVDFTASGDPFRPDDCYWFCLRVGCDRKHEEELDPEEISKNFVLRVMAARSPNVRRRRALNGRNMSMKCPLSAPAKSSRSRLPRLAMVSSMSQKMLDVKEKVGSHPKINLSSTPMVKGKQVASKYMTTPRNKRNLSHQTSFRSVQNPRPTKIAVPKSHLVAKALVFRSPRKDIPKATAVELNTPLTKLCEGMKRLEITSQRKRVLGYTGKSAKGTKCNQSKIPSEYSRKQRTIQDDGKCLPLCHQNCKGKEAKFLKTNKTNSNKQMPTEQFEKVSEDGSRKKRIDVKTKDSSALEFSVSEGNAHGEAPKMTKNSSNTIMNSAGSEINSLSNLDTKVESLSCDAVAAERNEHEKHLKTGVSGKEVLVSEVLLSSGKNSDLLTGNGGGEICSLPNLEAVDVPTSHSLVEEGLKGNDIIIREDRTEVCSKNEHMQGDNKENGQAPDENRAVNCNNNNSKKKLLGRKQTHENGKKVVREVKDALSTTTTVTPDVKNRKPKPTNPKPFRLRTDERGILKEANMEKKLHHPQNQAATVSSFRSGNSQRRRGNDTKENEKSSVQSNGGNNNPDCVDKESLKEVQKAADKLDRTTRLQTIREQACRTPQRRLISVQKNPNHTTLSKNDINNNENKKPEDCIKKPQSSSFRPLGKGNSSKLQGNGLSIIKETLKAKSTGKPFERSVTSSTTSTTSAAFRSSSRVPIFHTVSVSK, from the exons ATGGAATCTACTCGATTATCGATACAGAAATTTCTGAAGGCAattactgaagaagaagaaaaagaagtaCAACAAAAAGAACAAGTAGAAGAGCTAAATGATGAGGAATTTTACGAAGAAATTGAGGCTCCTAAGTTTGTCGATTTCACTGCTTCCGGTGACCCTTTTCGCCCCGATGATTGTTACTGGTTCTGCCTGCGTGTTG GATGTGACCGAAAGCATGAGGAGGAACTGGACCCTGAAGAGATTTCAAAAAATTTTGTGCTTAGG GTAATGGCAGCAAGGAGTCCTAATGTAAGACGTCGGAGAGCATTAAATGGAAGAAATATGAG TATGAAATGCCCACTTTCAGCCCCCGCGAAGTCCTCGAGGTCCCGGTTACCAAGATTAGCTATGGTTTCGTCAATGTCTCAAAAGATGTTAGATGTAAAGGAGAAAGTTGGAAGTCATCCCAAGATAAATTTGAGTTCAACCCCAATGGTTAAGGGTAAGCAAGTTGCTTCCAAGTATATGACTACTCCAAGGAACAAGAGGAACCTTTCTCATCAAACATCCTTTCGAAGTGTTCAGAACCCAAGACCAACTAAAATTGCAGTCCCAAAAAGCCACTTGGTAGCAAAAGCTCTGGTGTTTCGGTCTCCTAGGAAAGACATACCCAAAGCAACTGCAGTGGAACTGAATACCCCTTTGACAAAGCTTTGTGAAGGGATGAAGAGGTTGGAGATAACAAGTCAGAGGAAGCGTGTATTGGGGTATACTGGCAAATCGGCAAAGGGAACCAAATGTAATCAGAGTAAAATACCTTCCGAATACTCTAGAAAACAGCGAACAATTCAAGACGATGGCAAATGTCTGCCTTTATGTCATCAAAATTGCAAAGGCAAGGAGGCCAAATTCCTAAAAACAAACAAGACTAACAGCAACAAACAGATGCCAACTGAACAGTTTGAAAAAGTTTCAGAAGATGGCTCCAGAAAGAAGAGGATTGACGTAAAAACAAAGGATAGTTCTGCTTTAGAATTTTCGGTAAGCGAAGGAAATGCACATGGTGAGGCTCCAAAAATGACAAAAAACAGTTCAAACACGATAATGAACTCTGCAGGAAGTGAGATAAACTCTTTGAGCAATCTAGACACAAAAGTCGAATCTTTATCATGTGATGCAGTAGCAGCTGAAAGAAATGAGCATGAGAAGCATCTGAAAACTGGAGTTTCTGGAAAAGAAGTTTTAGTTTCGGAGGTGTTGCTGTCTTCTGGAAAAAATTCAGACTTGTTGACAGGTAATGGCGGAGGTGAAATATGTTCTCTGCCAAATCTAGAAGCTGTGGATGTTCCCACATCTCATTCTCTTGTAGAAGAAGGGTTAAAAGGCAATGACATAATAATTAGAGAAGATCGTACTGAGGTATGTTCAAAGAATGAGCATATGCAGGGTGATAATAAAGAAAATGGTCAAGCCCCTGACGAGAACAG AGCTGTTAACTGTAAcaataataattctaaaaagaaATTACTTGGAAGGAAGCAGACACATGAGAATGGCAAAAAG GTTGTTCGGGAAGTAAAGGATGCTCTCAGCACTACAACCACTGTTACTCCAGATGTTAAAAACAGAAAGCCAAAGCCAACAAATCCTAAACCTTTTAGATTAAGGACTGAT GAACGAGGTATCCTTAAGGAAGCTAACATGGAGAAAAAACTTCACCATCCTCAGAACCAAGCTGCAACAGTTTCAAGTTTCCGAAGTGGGAACTCCCAGAGAAGACGTGGAAATGATACCAAA GAAAACGAAAAAAGTTCAGTACAAAGCAATGGAGGCAATAATAATCCTGACTGTGTTGATAAAGAATCATTGAAAGAAGTGCAAAAGGCTGCAGAT AAATTGGACAGAACAACTCGCCTGCAGACTATACGAGAGCAAGCATGTAGAACTCCACAAAGACGTCTCATTTCAGTGCAGAAAAATCCAAATCATACAACCTTGTCAAAAAATGATATCAACAATAATGAGAATAAAAAACCAGAAGATTGCATAAAAAAGCCACAATCATCGTCTTTTAGGCCTCTAGG TAAGGGGAATTCATCGAAACTTCAGGGCAATGGGCTCAGCATAATAAAGGAAACATTGAAAGCCAAGTCAACTGGGAAGCCATTTGAAAGAAGTGTTACCTCATCTACAACATCAACAACTTCTGCTGCGTTCAGGTCATCGTCAAGGGTCCCAATCTTTCACACTGTTAGTGTATCCAAGTAA
- the LOC141684018 gene encoding receptor-like protein kinase 7, with protein sequence MSPDKSSGNRIFLPLIALFFCGMILPSTSNEVDVLLKLKSNLEKSNSNFFSTWSAKNSPCNFTGIVCDANHMVTEINLSLQNLVGVVPFDSICSLESLEKISLGNNSLVGGISDHLRNCTNLKYLDLGWNSFSGRVPDLSSLTKLEFLSLNLSGVSGSFPWKSLENLTSLRFLSLGDNEFEKNLFPLEILKLEKLYWLYLTNSSIKGHIPEDIGKLTLLEHLELSDNFMVGKIPVGITKLTKLSELYLYDNDLSGEFPVGFGNLTNLKELDASNNSLEGDISELKSLTNLTILQLFENQLSGEVPVEFGDFKFLREISLYSNKFTGSLPQKLGSWTDFQSIDVAENFFTGPIPPDMCKKGTMLDLLMLQNNFTGQIPESYANCLTLDRFRVRNNSLSGPVPTGIWGLPNLRILDLTFNQFEGPVTRNIGQAKYLSQLFLSNNRFSGELPVTISKASSLESIVLSSNKFSGEIPSTVGELVRLSSFYLDHNNFSSAIPHSIGSCVSLNVLSLAENSLHGEIPASLGNLQNLNSLNLSDNKLSGKIPESLSSSRLSLLDLSYNQLSGRIPGSISINVFSESFVGNPGLCSDSGIRNFKPCTSSGHKMSILVKVIISCSIAGAVVLVLVLVLLVLANRRKNSETCPIQRRDSWDLKQYYMLSFSEEEIVKALKQENVIGKGGCGSVYKVTLSCGKQLAVKHIWKQHSSGEIKFQTTSPMLEKGKSRTPEYDAEVTMLSSIRHLNVVKLYCSITSEDSYLLVYEYMPNGSLWDQLHTRQQIRMDWGIRYDIALGAARGLEYLHHGCDRPVIHRDVKSSNILLDENMKPRIADFGLAKVVQPNGLKRTTQMIAGTYGYIAPEYAYAYKVDEKSDVYSFGVVLMELVTGRKPTEPEFGEKDLVQWVCDAMMRNEERAIYLVDSTISDSLKEYAAKVLTIAIRCTIKIPTLRPSMKMVVHMLEDVGPCSSGEVSVKSEGQNSKE encoded by the exons ATGTCACCTGATAAATCTTCCGGTAACCGGATATTTCTTCCCCTCATCGCGCTCTTTTTCTGCGGTATGATCCTTCCTTCAACTTCAAATGAAGTTGATGTCCTTCTCAAACTCAAGTCCAATCTCGAAAAATCAAATTCGAATTTTTTTAGTACATGGTCAGCTAAAAATTCACCATGCAACTTCACTGGCATAGTTTGTGATGCTAATCACATGGTTACAGAAATTAATCTTTCTTTGCAAAATCTTGTTGGGGTTGTTCCGTTTGATTCTATATGTTCTCTTGAATCACTTGAAAAAATATCACTAGGTAACAACTCTTTGGTTGGTGGTATTAGTGATCATTTGAGAAATTGTACTAATTTGAAGTACTTGGATTTGGGTTGGAATTCGTTTTCTGGGAGAGTTCCCGACTTGTCTTCGTTAACAAAACTCGAGTTCTTGAGCTTGAATCTTAGTGGAGTTTCGGGCTCGTTTCCTTGGAAATCATTGGAAAATCTTACAAGCCTAAGGTTCTTGAGTCTAGGTGACAATGAATTCGAAAAAAATCTGTTTCCTTTGGAAATACTAAAACTTGAGAAGTTATATTGGCTTTACCTTACAAACTCAAGTATTAAAGGTCACATTCCAGAGGATATTGGAAAACTTACTCTTCTTGAACATCTTGAGCTTTCAGACAATTTTATGGTTGGTAAAATCCCAGTTGGAATTACCAAACTTACCAAACTTTCGGAACTTTATCTCTATGATAATGATCTTTCTGGAGAATTTCCTGTTGGATTTGGAAATCTTACCAACCTCAAGGAGCTGGATGCTTCAAATAACAGTCTTGAAGGTGATATATCTGAGCTGAAGTCTTTAACAAACCTTACAATACTGCAGCTATTCGAAAACCAATTATCAGGAGAGGTTCCAGTGGAATTTGGAGACTTCAAGTTTCTTCGAGAAATCTCTCTGTATTCCAACAAGTTCACAGGCTCTCTGCCACAAAAACTCGGTTCTTGGACTGATTTTCAATCAATAGATGTTGCGGAAAATTTTTTCACTGGTCCAATTCCACCTGATATGTGCAAGAAAGGTACGATGCTTGATTTACTTatgcttcaaaataattttactGGCCAAATACCTGAGAGTTATGCAAATTGTTTAACTTTGGATCGTTTTCGGGTAAGAAATAATTCTCTATCAGGCCCTGTTCCTACTGGAATATGGGGGTTGCCAAATTTGAGAATACTTGATCTTACATTCAATCAGTTTGAAGGTCCTGTGACGCGCAATATAGGTCAGGCCAAGTATTTGTCTCAGCTGTTTCTATCCAATAATCGATTTTCTGGGGAATTGCCTGTTACCATTTCAAAAGCTTCTTCCTTGGAGTCAATTGTGTTGAGTTCAAACAAATTTTCTGGTGAAATTCCATCAACTGTTGGAGAATTGGTAAGATTGAGTAGTTTTTACTTAGATCACAACAATTTTTCTAGTGCCATTCCACACTCAATAGGATCATGTGTTTCTTTAAATGTGTTAAGTCTTGCTGAAAACTCACTTCATGGTGAAATTCCTGCAAGTCTTGGTAATTTACAAAACTTGAACTCCTTAAATCTATCTGATAACAAACTTTCTGGAAAGATTCCAGAGAGTTTGTCTTCGTCTCGGTTAAGCCTTCTTGATTTGTCATACAACCAGTTGAGTGGGCGTATACCAGGTTCTATATCAATAAATGTCTTCAGTGAGAGCTTTGTTGGAAATCCGGGGTTGTGCAGTGATAGTGGCATCAGAAATTTTAAGCCTTGCACATCATCAGGTCATAAAATGTCGATCCTGGTGAAAGTAATTATCTCTTGTTCTATTGCTGGGGCAGTTGTGTTGGTTTTGGTACTTGTATTGTTAGTTTTAGCAAATCGGAGGAAAAACAGTGAGACTTGTCCTATCCAGAGACGCGATTCTTGGGATTTGAAACAGTACTATATGTTGAGCTTCAGTGAGGAAGAGATAGTGAAAGCACTCAAACAAGAGAATGTGATAGGTAAAGGTGGCTGTGGAAGTGTGTATAAGGTCACCTTAAGTTGTGGTAAACAATTAGCTGTTAAGCACATTTGGAAACAACATTCCAGTGGAGAGATTAAATTCCAGACAACCTCACCTATGCTCGAAAAAGGGAAGAGCCGGACACCTGAGTATGATGCTGAGGTTACAATGTTGAGCTCAATACGACATTTGAATGTCGTGAAGCTGTACTGCAGTATCACAAGTGAAGACTCGTATCTGCTAGTTTACGAGTACATGCCAAATGGGAGTTTATGGGATCAGTTGCACACGCGTCAGCAAATCAGAATGGATTGGGGTATCAGGTATGATATAGCATTGGGGGCTGCAAGGGGCTTGGAATACCTGCATCATGGCTGTGATAGGCCGGTGATACACCGTGACGTGAAATCAAGCAACATACTGTTGGATGAAAATATGAAGCCCAGAATTGCTGATTTCGGGTTAGCAAAAGTAGTTCAGCCTAATGGACTCAAGAGGACTACACAAATGATTGCAGGGACATATGGCTACATTGCTCCAG AATATGCATATGCATACAAAGTAGACGAAAAGAGTGATGTTTACAGCTTCGGGGTTGTACTAATGGAATTGGTTACTGGAAGAAAGCCAACTGAACCTGAATTCGGAGAGAAGGATCTAGTCCAGTGGGTATGTGACGCGATGATGAGGAATGAAGAGAGGGCTATTTACTTGGTAGATTCGACCATTTCAGACAGCTTGAAGGAATATGCTGCCAAGGTCTTGACCATTGCAATCCGTTGCACAATCAAGATTCCTACTTTAAGGCCTTCTATGAAAATGGTAGTGCACATGCTGGAGGATGTAGGACCTTGTTCATCAGGTGAGGTATCTGTCAAAAGTGAAGGTCAAAACAGCAAGGAATAA